A window of Bombyx mori chromosome 2, ASM3026992v2 contains these coding sequences:
- the itg gene encoding ITG-containing peptide precursor, with the protein MTATAILVLGCLSGAHAWGGLFNRFSSDMLANLGYGRSPYRHYPYGQVEPDEAYEALENNRISNVIDEPAHCYSSPCVTNGDCCGGLLCLETDDGGRCLSAFAGRKLGEICNRENQCDAGLICEEAAPGEMHICRPPSTGRKQYNEDCTTSSECEITRGLCCIMQRRHRQKSRKSCGYFKEPLVCIGPVAIDQIREYVEHTTGEKRIGAYRLH; encoded by the exons ATGACTGCCACCGCGATCTTAGTGCTGGGCTGTCTCTCCGGCGCCCACGCCTGGGGTGGCCTCTTCAACCGTTTCAGCTCCGATATGCTGGCCAATCTTGGCTACGGAAGGTCCCCGTATCGCCACTATCCTTACGGGCAG GTGGAACCTGACGAAGCGTACGAGGCCCTGGAAAACAACCGCATCTCGAACGTGATTGATGAACCAGCACACTGCTATAGCTCCCCGTGTGTGACCAACGGCGATTGCTGCGGCGGACTTCTGTGTCTGGAGACCG ATGACGGAGGACGGTGCCTATCAGCGTTTGCTGGAAGGAAGCTTGGCGAGATCTGCAACCGAGAGAACCAATGCGATGCCGGACTGATCTGCGAGGAAGCTGCTCCTG GTGAGATGCACATCTGCCGCCCGCCTTCCACCGGCCGCAAGCAATACAACGAGGACTGCACCACGTCCAGCGAATGCGAGATCACCAGGGGACTCTGCTGCATCATGCAACGCCGACACCGCCAGAAGTCTAGGAAG AGCTGTGGATACTTCAAGGAGCCCCTGGTCTGCATCGGCCCGGTGGCCATCGACCAGATCCGCGAGTACGTGGAGCACACGACCGGCGAAAAGCGCATCGGAGCTTACCGCCTCCATTAG
- the itg gene encoding ITG-containing peptide isoform X1: MSHFAMTATAILVLGCLSGAHAWGGLFNRFSSDMLANLGYGRSPYRHYPYGQVEPDEAYEALENNRISNVIDEPAHCYSSPCVTNGDCCGGLLCLETDDGGRCLSAFAGRKLGEICNRENQCDAGLICEEAAPGEMHICRPPSTGRKQYNEDCTTSSECEITRGLCCIMQRRHRQKSRKSCGYFKEPLVCIGPVAIDQIREYVEHTTGEKRIGAYRLH; encoded by the exons TTTCGCCATGACTGCCACCGCGATCTTAGTGCTGGGCTGTCTCTCCGGCGCCCACGCCTGGGGTGGCCTCTTCAACCGTTTCAGCTCCGATATGCTGGCCAATCTTGGCTACGGAAGGTCCCCGTATCGCCACTATCCTTACGGGCAG GTGGAACCTGACGAAGCGTACGAGGCCCTGGAAAACAACCGCATCTCGAACGTGATTGATGAACCAGCACACTGCTATAGCTCCCCGTGTGTGACCAACGGCGATTGCTGCGGCGGACTTCTGTGTCTGGAGACCG ATGACGGAGGACGGTGCCTATCAGCGTTTGCTGGAAGGAAGCTTGGCGAGATCTGCAACCGAGAGAACCAATGCGATGCCGGACTGATCTGCGAGGAAGCTGCTCCTG GTGAGATGCACATCTGCCGCCCGCCTTCCACCGGCCGCAAGCAATACAACGAGGACTGCACCACGTCCAGCGAATGCGAGATCACCAGGGGACTCTGCTGCATCATGCAACGCCGACACCGCCAGAAGTCTAGGAAG AGCTGTGGATACTTCAAGGAGCCCCTGGTCTGCATCGGCCCGGTGGCCATCGACCAGATCCGCGAGTACGTGGAGCACACGACCGGCGAAAAGCGCATCGGAGCTTACCGCCTCCATTAG